The DNA window ACATCGTAGCAGCTTCTTCAAGGACGAAGAGTGAGTCCCTGTCAATCTCTTCCGTGTTGGCGGTGAGGATAACCACCTTATCGAGGGAGGCAACCTTCTTGACGTAAAGGAGGAAATCCCTTATTGCGTTGGGGTCCTGCTCACGGGAGAGGAGGGATGAGAATGAATCGATTATCATGACATCCGGTTCCCACAATCGCGGCTCGCCAAAGAGTCTACCAAGAAATTTCCTCTTCTCGCTGATTCCAGTCAGGAGGGGGTAGAGCGACACGAAAACCAGCTTCTTCCTTATCAGAAAGGGAATTATGTTATAGCCAATCGAACTCATCTGCTTTATGTATTCAACCGTCGTGTACTGGCTTGAAATATAACTGGCGGTGTAACCGTTCATGAGAAATCCGTAGAGGAGCCTCTGGACGAAGATAGACTTTCCAGTACCCCTGTCCCCTTCAACAAGCATTATGGTGCCCGCTGGGATACCCCCGCCAAGACGCCTGTGGAGCTCGTCGCCCTTCAGCTCTATTTTTAGGAGCTCCTCGACCAAGATGATCACCACCTGTATCGTTATTTTAGCAGGCACTCAGGGCGCCCTAAAGACGAGGCTCCTCCGTCTTCCGTTCTCCAGTACTATCGTTATCCTGTAGTACTCACCGGTGTTTAGGGTGGTCATGACCTTTATCACACCCACCTCGTAGGGATTGAGATACGTTATAGGGTTGCCGCTAACGTCTTGAAAGGTCAGATTGGCGGCGGGGATTAGGTTACCATCGATGAAAACCTGGACGGCATCGGAGCTGAAAGGAATAACCTTCTTCCCGACGTTTTTGATGTAAAACGTGTATGTGTACGGGGTCGTTGTGTTGTCCACTGGTATCGAATTGGGGTCGTTTATTATTGCAAAATCCGTCCTCAGCTGATCAGCGAGCATCTCACCCCTGTCATTTATACCATGGGCTATATCGGTGGTAACGTATGCAAGGGCCCCGGCAACGGTGCCGGCAATTATAACCGCAACGATGAACATTATGAGCTCACTCGCTGGTCCCCCCGCCGCCATCAACTCACCTCCGTTGGACAGCCCCTGCTCTGACCATCCAGCAAGACTGCGGTTCCGTTGTAGTGCCAGCTCAGCCTGAGCCAGCATCCATTGGCAAAGATGATCGTGAGATTGTGGAGTTTTCCATCCTCCCCAACGTTAGTCACATTTAGGTTTGCAGTTTCCCCAGGGAGGAGATACGTGTAATTCTCAGCCCACCCGACGTTATCGTCGCTGATGTTGTACAGCGTTACGTAATCACCGTCGTATACTCCGCTCCAGTGCGGCAGGTACTGGGTCTCCCCAGAGTTCTGAACGTAAAGGGTCAGATTGTAGTAACCGCTACCCCATGAAACGGAGCCTAAACTGGCGTTCAGACCGAGCAGGGTGTTGAGTCTTGAAACCTTCAGTTCGTACCAATCATCCTGGGCGGCCCGAACGTTGGAGTAGCTGTTGTCCCATGCGGCATAGAGTGTACTGGCGGCTAGTAAAAATGAAATGAAGATTATCGCTGCACTCGCTGAGACGCTGAAGCCCATAGGCCGCCCCCCTGTGTGGTTCCTCAGATGCCGTAGAACTCATCGAGAGTCTTCTCCAGTATTTTGAT is part of the Thermococcus sp. 21S7 genome and encodes:
- a CDS encoding flagella is translated as MGFSVSASAAIIFISFLLAASTLYAAWDNSYSNVRAAQDDWYELKVSRLNTLLGLNASLGSVSWGSGYYNLTLYVQNSGETQYLPHWSGVYDGDYVTLYNISDDNVGWAENYTYLLPGETANLNVTNVGEDGKLHNLTIIFANGCWLRLSWHYNGTAVLLDGQSRGCPTEVS
- a CDS encoding flagellar protein G, translated to MAAGGPASELIMFIVAVIIAGTVAGALAYVTTDIAHGINDRGEMLADQLRTDFAIINDPNSIPVDNTTTPYTYTFYIKNVGKKVIPFSSDAVQVFIDGNLIPAANLTFQDVSGNPITYLNPYEVGVIKVMTTLNTGEYYRITIVLENGRRRSLVFRAP
- a CDS encoding ATPase domain-containing protein, which gives rise to MVEELLKIELKGDELHRRLGGGIPAGTIMLVEGDRGTGKSIFVQRLLYGFLMNGYTASYISSQYTTVEYIKQMSSIGYNIIPFLIRKKLVFVSLYPLLTGISEKRKFLGRLFGEPRLWEPDVMIIDSFSSLLSREQDPNAIRDFLLYVKKVASLDKVVILTANTEEIDRDSLFVLEEAATMLIRLNVKVFGGDLKNSATIVKYNNAKGIFQKIIPFRVEPKVGLIVEIAAVV